CGATCACGCGCATCGTCGCCTACCACCATGCGGACAATCCGGCCTCGGGCCGCGTCCTGCGCAAGCTCGGCTTCATCGAGGGCGGTCGCTCGCAACGCTTCTCGTTGGCGCGGGGCGCAATGGTCGAGGCCGTCGACTTCGCGCTCGATCTCGATGCGGAAGACACCCGTACCGACGCCGCGATGCCGATCGCGGCGTGAACGCCCGGGTACGCTGCCGCGCGCACCCGGGCGCGCCCCGGCGGCTGGAATGCGGTGAGCGGCGCCCTCAAGCGGCAAGCGGCCCGGACCCAAGTCCCCGGACATGGTGCGACCCTGTGACGCACCGCCAGACGTAGAAGCAGCTCCCCGGATCATGTCCGCGACGATCGGGAGTTTCAATGAACGCCCCCTGCCCACAAGCTCCACGCCGGACGCGACCGCCGCCCGGCGCGCGGCGCTGCGCCCGGCCCTCTCCGCTGACGTCGGCGTCACGCCACAATCCGCGGCAGCACCGCCGCTTCGTAGTCGCTTTCCGCCAGCGCGATCAGCGCGCGATCGTCATGCTTCCACGGGTGGAAGCCGGGCAGGAAATACGCCGCCCAGACCCCGGCCACCTTGCGCGCCATGCCGGGGTTGCCGAACGCATACCACGCCATCCGCGCCCACACCCGCGGCCCCGTCAGCCCGTCCTGCCGCAGCAACTCGGCCATGCCGCGCGCACGGCCATGCACGAACCGCCACGTCGTGATCAGCATCACCAGCGCCTTGATCCGCCAGCGCGTGAAGCGCGGCCACGCCCGCGTCGCGTGTAGCCACGTGTCATAGGCGACGCCCTTGTGCTCGATCTCCTCCGCGGCGTGCCACAGCCACAGCGCGCGCGCCTGTTCGTCGCCGCCCGCCAGATGCTTCGGGTTCGCGATCAGTTCGTGCGCCAGCATCGCGGTGAAATGCTCCAGCGCGCTCGTCGCCGCCAGGCTGCCGATCGGCGGGCGGCCCCTGGTCAGCGCCAGCGCGGCATCGACGTCGCGCTCCAGCAGCGTGGTGTCATATCCCTGCTCGGCGACGTGGCGGTTGAACGCGACATGCTCGCGCGTGTGGATCACCTCCTGCTTTACGAAGGCGTTGATCTCGCGCGCCAGCCGCGGCGGCGTGCCCTCGCGAAAGCGGCGCACGCTGTCGACGAAGAACCCCTCCCCTTTCGGGAACGTCACGGACAGCGCGTTGTAGAAGGCGGTCCCATACGGGTCGTCGTTCAGCCACCAACGCCGGATCGCCTGCCCGCGCCCGAATCGCCGGTCGCGCGGCGTGATCGTCAGGTCGGCAGGGGTGGTTGCTTTCGCCACGGAAACCTCCACTAGGGATAGACACAGCGCTCTAACTTACACTGGTGTAAATAGTGGCCTCCGCTCCCAATGCAACTCCTCGCCGGCGGCTCAGCCCCGAGGCGTCGCGCGACGCGGCGCTGGAGGCGGCGCGCGCGCTGCTGGTGGCGGAAGGCCCGGGGGCGGTGACGCTGAAGGCGGTGGCGGGGCGGATCGGGCGCACGCATGCCAATCTCCTCCACCATTTCGGCTCGGCGGACGGGCTGCAATCGGCGCTGATCCAGCGGATGACGGCGCATGTCGTCGCCCCGATCCGCGACGCCGCCCGCCGCTCGCGCGAGCGTAAGGATCCGGCCGAATTGGTCGACGTCGTCTTCGACGCGTTCGGCGCGAACGGTGCCGGGGCGCTGGCGAGCTGGATGATCCTGAACGGCAACCAGGACGCGCTCGACCCGATCCTCACCGCGGTCCACGACCTCGTCGAGGAACTCTCGCGCGAGGAACAGCGCCCCGACGCCCCGATCAAGGACGAGACGCTGCAGCTGGTGCTGGCGGCGCTGGGCGATGCGCTGCTCGGCGCGCCGATGGCGCGCGCGCTGGGCTTGCCACGCGGTCGCGCACGCGCGCTCGCACGGCAGATGCTGTTGCGCGACCGCGGGCTGTGAGGGGCGGGATCGCTGTTAGTGGCGCACGCGCCGCTTACGCCCGATACTCGAGGTTGAAGGGAAGAGCCATTCGCCACCGTTCAGCCTCCGGCCTCGCGACCGTCACGATCCGCGGCGACGCGGCGCAATTCAGCAGGTGGAGTGCAATAGCGCTCCTACGGCGCGGTCGACCGCCAGCGTGTTGTAAAGACTAACGGCGTCGTTAGTCTCTCGTATGTGCACGACGAGGCCGGCATCAGCGAGCACGACTAGCGTCTCCGGCATCGTCTCCAGCATCAGGTGCATGCCCCGACTGAGTATTACAACTTCACTGCTCTTATCGATCAATTCCTGCACGTCTGCCGGTTGAATACCCGGTCGATGCCGAGTGCCAGTTTCCCGCCAGTCCCATTCGCGCCCGCCGCCGGGATACAGCTTGAGGTCGCGCGCACGCGGTATCCCCTCGGCCTCGATCATCCCCCAAGATATGCGGCAAACTTTGGGGGATGGTTTAACAGGCATTGCACCGCCGCTCAGCATTGTCGCCCGGCGCATTCCGGGAGCGAACTTAAGTGGTCTAACACTCGTAGCAGGCACTGCCCAGAACCTCCGCAAAATGGCGAGGCTCATCCCTATGCCAAGTCCGTTTTCCACCACGTTGTGCCGTTCCGGCGGCTCCGAGCCGACCGGATCACCCGCAATCCGACCGGCTCCTATCGGGCGGAAAAGCGGACAGGCGGGAAGCGCCGATTGCGGTCAATCGCACGACCGCATACCCTTCCTGGATGCGGTCCTTTGTTTCCCTGCTCCTTCCGTTGCTCGCAGCCTGCGACGCTTGGCCCACCGTCGTGGATAATCGGACTCAGTCGCAGTTGACGGTGCGCTATCTTCATCGCGATTACGATCAATGGTCAGCGCCGTTTCCCGTCTCAGCGGGTAAAGCGATGCCGTTAGCTAGAGCCCATTGGATACAGGACGTTCGCGCGCTTCGCATCGACGACGGATCTAGGTCTTATTCTGTCTCCGGAGACGCCCTGCAAAGGATAAAAGACGCTTGCCCAAGCACCGAGATGGGGCGACGCTTCTCTACCGCGGGCACCTGCTACTTGATCTACTTAGGCGTCGGCCGATTACAGACGATGGCAGCAACCCCGCGAGGTCTTGAATATGAGGAGGTAGGGAACGGCAGCTAATCTGCTCGCAGCGTAAAAAGCTGCTGGCCCGCTAACCACCAAACCCTGTCACCCACCGCCCGGAAGAAGCCGCGTCGCCGGTCGCGCGCAAGCCCGCCCCCGCCGCGTGCGCTCCGATATCGCTTTGGCGGCGCTAAAGCGCTAAGCCGCGCCCCATGCACTTTCTCGATCAAGCGAAAATCTTCGTCCGCTCCGGCGGGGGCGGTCCCGGCGCCGTCAGCTTCCGGCGCGAAAAGTTCATCGAATATGGCGGGCCGGACGGCGGCAACGGCGGCAAGGGCGGCGACATCGTGTTCGAGGCGGTCGCCGGGCTCAACACGCTGATCGACTTCCGCTACACCCAGCATTTCCGCGCACCGCGCGGGCTCGGCGGATCGGGCAGCAACCGCACCGGCGGCGGTGGCGACGATCTGGTCATCAAGGTACCGGTCGGCACGCAGATCCTGGCCGATGACGAGGAGCGCACGCTGCTGGCCGACCTGACGCGCGTCGGGGAGCGAATCACCTTCCTGCGCGGCGGCGACGGCGGGCGCGGCAACGCCAGCTACAAGACCTCCACCAACCGTGCGCCGCGCCAGCACGGCACCGGCTGGCCGTATGAGGAGGCGTGGGTGTGGCTGCGGCTGAAGCTGCTCGCCGATGCCGGGCTGGTCGGGCTGCCCAACGCCGGCAAGTCGACCTTCATCAACCAGGTGACGAACGCGCAGGCCAAGGTCGGCGCCTACGCCTTCACCACCACGCGCCCGCAATTGGGCGTGGTCCGCCACAAGCAGCGCGAGTTCGTGGTCGCCGACATCCCCGGCCTGATTGCAGGCGCAGCGGAGGGCGCCGGTATCGGCGACCGCTTCCTGGGACATATCGAGCGTTGTCGCGTGCTGCTCCACCTGATCGATGCCAACGATGCCGACGTGGCCGAAAGCTACCGCATCGTCCGCGACGAGCTGAACGCTTATGGCGGCGGCCTCGACGAGAAGCCGGTGGTCGTCGCGCTCAACAAGATCGACACGCTCGACGACGAACTGATCGCGGCGCTCTCGGCCGAGCTGGAGGAAGCGAGCGGCGCGGAAGTGATCCCGATCTCCGGTGCGAGCGGGGTCGGCGTCGACTGGGCGCTCGACCGCTTGCTGGAGGCGATCCCGACCCCGGGGCGTCCGGTCGAGGACGACGGCGAGGAAGATACGCTGGAATGGTCACCGGTGTGAGCCGTTAACGACGAAACTGACCTGCACTATCGGACAAACCGATCTGCTCGGCTATGCGAGGAGCGGAAAGGTACGTTTATGATCGAGATCAGGTTGCGTTCGTTGATGGCGGTGGCCGGGCTGGCGCTGCTGGCGTCCTGCGGCGGGGAAGACGCGGACACCGCTGCTCCGATCACAGGGGTTACGCCGACGCCGACGCCTTTGCCGTCGCCGTCGCCGTCGCCGGCAACGTCCCCCGCCCCGGCCCCCGCTCCGACGCCGTCACCGACACCCTCCCCGACCGTGGCGCCCACGCCGACGACCGTGGCGGTGGTGCCATATACGCTCGGGTCGTTGACCTACACGCTGCCCGCGGACACCCCCGCGGACAAGGCCGCGGCAATCCGTGATGCGATGGATTTCGCGGTCGACCACAGCAATGCGCTCGGTGCGTTCCACGGCAACGTCAACGTCGTCTACGATGCGGGCGTGCCGACGGCGGACGCGGGCTATCTCCGCACGATCCGCTTTGGCGGGTCGATCGGCCGGCGCGTGGCCCTGCACGAACTGGCGCATTGGCTCGGCTCCGGCTCGGTCGGCGAATGGGACCAGCTGGTGCGCGCAGGTCGTTTCACCGGCGCGCTGACGGTGGCACGGATCACGGCGTACGAAGGCCCGGCGGCGTGGCTGAACGCGGACGGCCAGCATTTCTGGCCATACGGATTGAACTACGATCGCGAATTCAGCGAGACCCAGCGCAACACGCAACTGGTCAGCGCGCAGGTCGTCGACATGGGGCGCGGCGGGGACGCGACGGCGGCGATCGCCGGGACGCGCCGCTTCCAGAACAGGTCCAGCGGCATCGTCCTGCAGGCGGTCGCCGCCGCCGGCGTACCGTCGCAGGGCCCCTCGATGAGCGGGGACGACCAGCAATGGCGCGTCATCTTTGCGGACGGGTTCATCACGCTCGCCAATGTCACGGACGGTCGGATGATCCAGGCGAGCGGCACCGGTGACGGCGTCGCAGCGGTCCTCGCCGCACCCGCGACGACCCCCGCGCAGCAATGGGAGATGCTGCCGACCGGCGACGGCTGGTTCCTGCTGCGCAACCGCGCGACCCGCACCTGCCTCGACAATGTCGGCGACGTCGCTGCCGGCGCCGCGATCCGGCTGTGGGGATGCGGCTTCCATCCCAACCAGCAATGGCGATTGATCCGCTGACGGCATTGCTGGGCGCGGGGGGCGTGGCTAACGCTGTCGGCGTCATGTCGCTGTTCCCGCCCGCCACCTGCCCGCGGCTGATCGTCAAGATCGGCTCGGCCCTGCTCGTCGATCCCGATGGCGGGGTGCGCCGCGCTTGGCTGGAGGCGGTCGCCCGCGACATCGCCCGACGCACCGCCGCGGGGCAGCAGGTGGCCGTCGTCTCGTCCGGTGCGATCGCGCTGGGCGCGCGGCGGCTGGGGCTTGCGAAGGGCGGACGCGCGAGCCTGGAGGATGCGCAGGCGGCGGCGGCGACCGGGCAGATCGCGCTGGCCGGCGTCTGGGCGGACGTGCTGGCGGCGCAGGGGCTCACCGCCGCGCAGATGCTGGTGACGCTCGGCGACCTGGAGGAGCGGCGCCGCTACCTGAACGCCGCCGCGACGCTCGGGCGGCTGCTGCAACTGGGCACCGTGCCGGTCATCAACGAGAACGATTCGGTCGCCACGGAGGAGATCCGATTCGGCGACAACGATCGGCTGGCGGCGCGCATCGCACAGGCGGCGGGCGCGCAGGGGGTGTTGCTGCTGTCCGATATCGACGGCCTCTACGATCGCAATCCGGCGCTGCCCGGCGCGCAGCATATCCGGCGCGTCGAGCGGATCGACGCCGCGATCGAGGCGATGGCCGATCGCGGCTCGGCCTCTGGGATGGGATCGGGCGGGATGGTGTCGAAGATCGCCGCCGCGCGGATCGCCAATGCCGCGGGTGCGAGCCTCGCGATCGCATCCGGCCGCGTCGAACATCCGCTGTCCGCCGATGCCCGCCACACGTTGTTCGTCGCGGAGCGCACGGCCCCGGCGCGCAAGGCGTGGCTCGCCGGTGGCCTCACCGCCGCGGGTGCAATCCATGTCGATGCCGGCGCGGCGCACGCGCTGACCGAGGGGCGCAGCCTGCTCGCCGCCGGGGCGACCCGCGTCGAGGGCGGGTTCGCACGCGGCGACCTCGTCACGATCGCCGGCCCGGCCGGACCGATCGCGCGCGGCCTGTCCGAATATGACGCCGCCGACGCCGCGCGGCTGCTCGGGCGACGCAGCGACGAGCATGCGGCGCTGCTCGGCTACGCCCCGCGCGCGGCGCTGGTCCACCGCAATCACATGGCGCTGCTGTGATCCTGGCGATCACCGGCGGCACCGGCTTCGTCGGCGGGCACCTGATCGACCGCGCGCTGGCCGCCGGGCATCAGGTACGCGCGCTCGCCCGCCGTGCGCAGCCGCCGCGCACCGGCGTGACATGGATCGCGGGGGCACTGGACGATACCGACGCCGTATCGGCGCTGGTCTCCACCGCGGCGGCGGTGATCCACGTCGCGGGGTCGGTCAACGCCCCCGATCGCGCCGCCTTCGCCGCCGCCAACATCGACGGCACGCGCACGATCGTCGCGGCGGCGCAGACCTGGGACGTCAAGCGCTTCGTCCACGTCTCGTCGCTGGCCGCGCGCGAACCCGGACTGTCCAACTACGGCTGGTCGAAGGCCGGTGCCGAAGAGGCGGTACGCGAAAGCGGTTTGTCGTGGACGATCGTCCGCCCGCCCGGCGTCTACGGCCCCGGCGACTTGGAGCAGCGCGACCTGTTCCGCGCCGCCGCGCGCGTCGGTATCGTGCCGATGCCGCCGCGCGGGCGCTTGTCGATCCTCCACGCCGCCGATCTGGCCGACCTGCTGCTCGCGCTGGCCGCGATGCCGGGCGACCGCGCGATCTACGAACCCGCGGATGCGAGCGGCGCGCTCGGCTACGACGATTTCGCGCGCGCGATCGGCCGCGCGGTCGGACGGCGCGTGCTGCCGGTGTCGCTGCCTGCCGCGTTGCTGCGCACCGCCGCGCGCGCCGACCGGCTGCTGCGCGGCACGCAGGCCAAGCTGACTGCCGATCGCGTCGCCTATATGGTCCATCCCGACTGGACCGCCGACCCCGCGAAGGCCCCGCCCCCGGCGCTGTGGCAGCCGCGGATCGGCACGGACGAAGGGCTATCCGACACGGCCCGGTGGTATCGCGCCCACGGCTTGCTATAGCACAGCCCGACAAACGCCGCATTTCGGGGCCAAAGCACATCCATGACCGACCGCACCACCATTCTCGACACGCTGCGCGCGCAGATCGAACCCTTCAACAAGAAGGGCGTCGCCGTGACCGAAGCGACCACGTTCCAGGGCGACCTGGAATGGGATTCGCTGACCGTCATGGATTTCGTCGCCGCGATCGAGGACGAGTTCGAGATCATCATCACGATGAACATGCAGGCCGAAATCGAGACGGTCGGCCAATTGGCTGACGCGGTCGAGAAGCTGAAGGGCTGAGCGGCATGACCGAGAGCGGCCTCCAGCCCGAAGCGCTGTCCCCCGAGGCACTGGCCGGCGCGCCGGCGATGGCGCCGACCGCGCACGATCTGTTCGCGAAGTTCGATCCGCTGCTCGCCGAACGCGATGCGTTGATGGCATCGGGCGTGCGCGATCCGTTCGGGATCGTGATGGAGCAAGTCCTCTCCCCCACCACCGCGGTGATCCGCGGCAGGGAGACGATCCTGCTCGGCACCTACAATTACATGGGCATGACGTTCGACCCGGACGTGATCGCCGCCGGCACGCGCGCGCTGGAACAGTTCGGCAGCGGCACCAACGGCAGCCGGATGCTCAACGGCACGTTCCGCGACCATGTCGAGGCAGAGGACGCGCTGAAGGAATTCTACGGCGCCAGCGGGGCGATCGTCTTCTCGACCGGCTACCAGGCGAACCTCGGCACGATCTCGACGATCGCGGGGCGTGGCGAATACGTCATCCTCGACGCCGACAGCCATGCGTCGATCTACGATGGCTGCAAGATGGGCGACGCGGAGGTGGTCCGCTTCCGCCACAATTCGGTCGAGGATCTCGACAAGCGCCTCGGCCGCCTGCCCAGGGAGCCGGGCAAGCTGGTGGTGCTGGAGGGCGTCTACTCGATGCTCGGCGACATCGCGCCGCTGCGCGAAATGGTCCAGGTATCGAAGAAGCACGGCTGCATGGTGCTCGTCGACGAAGCGCATTCGATGGGCTTCTTCGGGGAGCACGGCCGCGGCGTATACGAAGCGCAGGGGCTCGTGCTGGGCGAGGACGTCGATCTGGTGATCGGCACCTTCTCGAAGTCGGTCGGCACGGTCGGCGGCTTCTGCATCTCGAACCATCCCAAGTTCGAGGGGCTGCGCTTCTCGTGCCGCCCGTACATCTTCACCGCCTCGCTGCCGCCGTCGGTGGTGGCGACCGCCGCCACGTCGGTGCGCAAGCTGATGACCGCGCACGACAAGCGCGCGCGGCTGTGGAACAATGCGCGCCAGCTTCATGCCGGGCTGAAAGGCCTCGGCTTCGCGCTCGGCACCGACGATTGCGACTCGGCGATCGTCGCGGTGATCCTGCGCGATCAACAGCAGGCGGTGATGATGTGGCAGGCGTTGCTGGAAGCCGGTCTGTACGTGAACGTCGCCCGCCCGCCCGCCACGCCGTCCGGCACGTTCCTGCTGCGCTGCTCGATCTGTGCCGAGCATAGCAGCGAGCAGATCACGCGTGTGATCAGCATGTTCGCGGCGGCCGGGCGCCTTGCCGGCGCGACCGGCTGAGCAGGCGTTTTTAGGATCCGTTAACGATTATTAACTAACGTCGCGGGCGTGAGCGATCCCGACGAAACCCGGCCACCGCTGGCCAGCGCCTGGCGCACCATCACGCTCGCCGTGATGGCGGTCGCCGGTGCGGTCGTGCTCGCGCTGCTCGTCGTCACGCTGGCCGAAGTCAACGGCCAGCGCGATCGCGCCCTCGCCTCGCAGCGCCGCAGCTACAACGTGATGATCCTCGCGCGCACGGTGCAGGGCACGATCGCGCATTCGGAGGCGTCGCTCGGACGCTACGTCATCTCCGGCGATCAGCAGCTCGGGCAGGTCTATTACGACGATTGGCGTCGTGCCCGGCAGGCGATCAGGCGGCTGGTCAAGCTGGTGTCGGACAATGCCGTTCAGCGTCAACACGTCGGCGCATTGAACGCGGCGTTCGAGGAACGCGGCGGCGAGCTCGCACGCGTCGCGCTCAGCACCAATTACGGGCAGAACAGCCAGGCGCTGTCGCGTTTCTATCAGGCGCGCACCAGCACCGCGCTCACGCACATCAACGACGCGTTGGACGGGATCATCAGCGACGAACGACTGCTGCTGCAGATGCGTACCGCGCAGGCGCGCGCATCGGTGCATCGCTCGACGACGATCGCCAAGGTGCTGGCGGTGTTCGGCGTGCTGCTGGTCGGCGGCGGTATCGCGATGGGGTGGGTGATGGTCGACGCGCTGACCGATCGCGCCGCAGCCCGCGGCGAAGCGGAGAGCGAGCGGCTGCGCGCGGACGAGCTGGCCGCGGCGGTGGCAAACGCCACCGCCGAATTGCGCGCGCAGGAAGCGCGACTGCGGCAGGTGCAAAAAATGGAGGCGGTCGGGCAGCTGACCGGCGGCATCGCCCACGATTTCAACAACATGCTCGCGGTGGTCGTCAGCGGGATCGAGCTTGCCGCGCGCCACCTTCCACCCGGCGCCACCGAAGCGGCCCGCCATCTGGACGGCGCGCGCGATGGTGCCGACCGCGCCGCAGCGCTGACCGGGCGGCTGCTGGCCTTCGCGCGGGAGACCGCGATCAACCCCGAGTCGATCGGCGCGGGCGCGTTGTTCGCCGGGCTGGGCGACCTGCTGACGCGCTCGCTGGGCGACGGCATGACCCTGCTGCTCGAGGACGACAGCGACGGGTGGTGCGCGCGCGTCGATCGCGTCCAGCTCGAAAACACGCTGGTCAATCTCGCGGTCAATGCGCGTGATGCGATGGCCGGACGCGGTACGCTGACGATCCGTGCCGGTCGCGCGACGACCGCCGCCGGCGCGTTCATGTCGCTGGCGGTCACCGACACCGGCTGCGGGATCGCACCGGCGGTGCTGGACCGGGTGTTCGAGCCGTTCTTCACCACCAAGCCGCTCGGCAAGGGCACCGGGCTGGGCCTCAGCCAGACGTTCGCCTTCGCGCGGCAGGTCGGCGGCGAGGTGACGATCGCGTCGGTCGTCGGCCAGGGCACGACCGTCACGTTGCTGCTGCCGCGCGACCGCGTCGATGCCCCGCCGGTCCCGGCCGCCGTGGTGGCGCTCCCGCTCTCCGCCGCCGAGACGACGCCGCTGGCGGTGCTGGTCGTCGAGGACGATCCGCGCGTGCTGTCCGCGACGATGGAGGCGCTTGCCGAGCTCGGCCATTATCCGGTCGCGTGCGACGACCCGGCCGATGTCGCGGATGCGCTGGCCGCGATGAAGCAGGTCGACCTGATCCTGTCCGACGTGCTGATGCCGACGCTGACCGGGCCGGAGATGATCGCGACGCTGCCCGGCGCCTTCGCCCATATCCCGGTGCTGTTCATCACCGGTTTCGCCGGCGAGGCGGGCGGCGGTATCGACCTGGGGGATCGCCCCGTGCTGCGCAAGCCGTTCACGCTCGCGGGGCTGGACCGCGCGGTCGCGAACGCCGCACTGCGCATCGATCCGGCCGCGCTCGCCGCCGAATAGCCGAAATCGCCTGCTGACGCGCTCGCGTACGCGCCCTATAGCCGGTCGCTCCGTCCCCGACCCAAAGGCAGCGCCGCCCCGCCCATGACCTCGATCGACCGCTACATGGCCCGGCTGATCGCGCTGCCGCTCTTCTCGACGCTGCTGATCTCGGCGATGCTGCTGATCCTCGACCGGATCCGCCGCCTCTTCGATTTCGTCGCGACGCAGGGCGGGCCGGTCAGCGTGGTCTGGAAGATGCTCGCGAACCTGCTGCCCGAATATCTCGGGCTCGGCATACCGATCGGGCTGATGCTCGGCGTGCTGCTCGCCTTCCGCCGCATCGCGACATCCAGCGAGCTGGACGTCATGCGCGCCGTCGGGATGAGCTACGGGCGGCTGCTGCGCGTGCCCTTCTATTACGCGATCGTGCTGGCGGCGCTGAACATCGCGATCGTCGGCTATGTCCAGCCGCAGGCGCGCTACGCCTACGAGCAATTGCGTTTCGAGCTGCGCACCGGTGCGCTCGGCGCCTCGATCAAGGTCGGCGAATTCACGCATCTCGGCAACCGCATGACGCTGCGGATCGAGCGCAGCCAGGATCGCGGCCGCAAGCTGTCGGGGATCTTCGTCCATGCCGAATCGCCGAAGGGCGACTGGGTCGGCGTCACCGCGGCGACCGGGCAGTTCCTCGCGACCGATGACCCCAACGTCATCATCTTCCGCCTGACCAACGGCACGCTGATCCACAACCGCCCGGACTTCAAGACGCCGCGCACGCTCACCTTCACCGCGCACGACCTGCCGATCAACCTGCCGCGCTTCGAAAGCTTCCGCACGCGTGGCGGCAAGAACCTCGAATATACGTTGCCCGAACTCGCGAAACTCGGTCACGCGCCGAAGCTGAGCGAGCAGCAGCGCGACGGCAGCCGCGCCGAATTCCATTTCCGGCTGGTGGAAGTCGCGTCGATGTTCCTGCTGCCGCTGCTGGCGGTCGCGCTGGGCGTGCCGCCCAAGCGGTCGACCTCCGCGCTCGGGGTCTTCCTCTCGATCGTGATGGTCGTCACCTATCACAAGATCAATCAATATGCGGCGTCGCTCGGCGAGCGCGGGGCGGTCGATCCGGCGATCGCGCTC
The genomic region above belongs to Sphingomonas phyllosphaerae 5.2 and contains:
- the lptF gene encoding LPS export ABC transporter permease LptF is translated as MTSIDRYMARLIALPLFSTLLISAMLLILDRIRRLFDFVATQGGPVSVVWKMLANLLPEYLGLGIPIGLMLGVLLAFRRIATSSELDVMRAVGMSYGRLLRVPFYYAIVLAALNIAIVGYVQPQARYAYEQLRFELRTGALGASIKVGEFTHLGNRMTLRIERSQDRGRKLSGIFVHAESPKGDWVGVTAATGQFLATDDPNVIIFRLTNGTLIHNRPDFKTPRTLTFTAHDLPINLPRFESFRTRGGKNLEYTLPELAKLGHAPKLSEQQRDGSRAEFHFRLVEVASMFLLPLLAVALGVPPKRSTSALGVFLSIVMVVTYHKINQYAASLGERGAVDPAIALWVPFVVFAAVILWMYHTIANVPGGQPIGALERFFGKAWAMIARYFPGRRRKEARA